The window TCAAGGAATcttaacaattttatttttattgcaTGGTGACTTTTGATCAACGGGAGTGTCTCTCTCATTGTTACGACGTCAATTATGAGTAGCCATGGTTCTGATTTTTATGAGTATATGTGATGATGTCTATACTATAAGTCATAACTTTGTAATCAAGAATTATATCATAAAACAATATATGATCTCTTGCTATGGGTCAAAGACCCCAAGATGTGTTCCATATCTTCAACTACCTACTAGATGTTACGTCATTAAATTGGGTTATCAATATCTGATGTGTTCCATATCTGttattatatcattatttatttcttaagtTGTTCTTTCTGTTATTAACTTTTGTGCTAACTTAAGATATCAAGTTAATAGTCTTTATTTctcatatatttttattatttaacatatatttgtattttaaatGGCAGATGTTTTCAATCACTTCTTTTCGGATGAGACGAAAAGTTTCAACGTACAATTGTACGAGGATTTAAATGGAGTGCTATATTTGTACGAAGCCTCATTTTTAAGTACAGAAGACGAGTACATTTTAGAGACAGCAAAACATTTTACAATggaatatttagaaaaatacaTGAAATCAAGCAAGGATGAAAATGAAGTAGCCATTGTTAGACATGCATTGGAGCTTCCCTTGCATTGGAGAATGCCAAGATTGGAGACGAGATGGTTCATTGATATCTATGAGAGAAAAGTGGATATGAATCCTATTCTTCTTGAATTTGCTAAACTTGATTTCAATAGGGTGCAATCTATCCACCAACAAGATTTGAAATATACATCAAGGTAACACTATCTATAAACATATATCTAGAAcattatattcaaaatttatttatatcCATACCATATCAATTCTTTACACTATATGTTTCTTGTTGTTGGGGTCAAACCTCATCCTTTATAAACAATAATCCCAAACGACAATCAATGAATTAGATATCGATCACCCTTCGTATATTAGAGAAACATCAAATTCAACCATAAAGTAATCCAAATGACAGATAGGTGTGACCCATGCATGTATATATCTTGTAAAGATCGCGAGGTCAACTCATCTTTGGAACATATGAGATAATCCTCAATTAATGTCCTCCAAGATTATGTCTCTTTTAAGTTGATCATCATTATGGGTTCAGATTTTAAGTTCTTAGACAAAATATTCATTTGGGCCGTAtgagctctgataccaaaatagaaaaatacgAGATAATTCCATTTTAAAATAAAGCAATATGATAAGAGAAGTAACTGATGTATCGTatagaaattttgaaaaacctCTCGAATTTTGTACTACGTGAAATTTTCAATACAGAGTGTGTGTTGACTTTTAGTCTAAATAATGGAAATGCTAGGCTCAAATAAAGCACATCAATTCTTGGAATGTCTtgaatttattatataaatctTCGATTGACCAAGTGCGTACGACAAACACTTCTCGTTGCCCCCAAAACCTATTTAGAATTTGTATTtagatatttaattatttatggTTATTTACGATTATAACTCAAATGTTTGGAAAAGTATACTCTATAAACGGTCTATTTTTCTAGAGGTGCTATTTCGTTCTATATTTGTCACTATCCTCCCTATTAAAATTGTTCCTTCACGTGGAAAGATATAACCTAATATTAGTCATCTCAAataaatgtaaaagaaaagcaCTGCAAATTTTGAGTTATAATTAACTAatcttgtttttattttccatAAATAGAAGGATTGGAGAGATGATAGAGATCTAACTTGCTAAAATTTCTCTTAATAAAGCTCTTGCTCCTCGGTACAGTGGAAGTAGCTAGGTTATTTATAACCGAACCACTTTAAAAATTCTTGTGTTGTtgattcttccttcttcttctcctcttctaTATCTTCATCATCGATCATCTCTATCTTCATCCAAAAACTCGATCAAAACCATTAAATATACATGCATagacaaaagagagagaaaaagctTGTGTTTCTGTGAAATTTTCTGTCCAAGAAGCAAATTAAAGTGCGAAAAGATATGAAAATTTACTTTACCAATTTGATGTgcaaaagagataaaaagatAAACACCCTACCCGTGTAAATCAACACTTTCTCAGCTCTTAAATGTATCTAATATATTGTTAATGAACTACACAAATCTTCATGTGGTCGATTCTCTTTCCTTTTACATTTTTCTATATTCATTATTTGTGGATTTAGTAATATCAATAATGCTTTTACAAACTTAACCTGATTTATTGTTTATGAATAAATATAGTTGGTGGAAAAGCAGCGGACTTGGGGAAAAATTGAGCTTTGCAAGAAATAGGTTGATGGAGAATTTCTTATGGTCGGTAGGTTTTGGATATGAACCTGAATTCTCATATTACAGAAGAATGGCTACAAAAATCAATGTATTTATAACAACAATTGATGATGTATATGATGTCTATGGCACATTAGATGAACTCCAACTTTTTACCGATGCAATCGAGAGGTAAATTATAAACTCCTATCACTCACAAAAATTAGGGTGATCTACCATCGTCATTTGTCATAGCTCGACTAGTATTTAGTAAAAATGTTTCGCATGaaaattctttttaaattttctttgtGCATAAAAAAGTGGAGGATCTTTCTACACATAAGAAAAAGCTCCTAAATAACATTAGTTTATAAGatttaactttctaaaaaaatttcatacacccttcttttaattaaatactaaaattccaattttaattctATACTATAATACCTTGACCTTTAGGTTTAAAATTTATCCAACACTTCCTTTACTTTCATGAAcacatgttttttcttttaaaaaacaaattaagggagaatattatttaaaatacatAGTATCCAAATTTATTTGGAATAGACTCCCACCATCGTTGAttcattaataattaaaaaaatttattaccTTGTTATTTTTATCGACTCATATTTCTTACCTCGTTAGTCGTCGTGTGTCAGCTTTCTCGATTATTACCGATTCAACTTTGTAGTTTTTTATACCTAACCAAATTATCCCTTATAGGACTTCTATTTATAGTAGACATGGTATATCACTAATTCATTTTAGAGTTGTTGAgtctaaattttattatatttacaatttttttattatactaTATCTACCAATATTTTTCGTCAAATTGCTATATTTtctttaatctttttcttttctagttTAATTAACTAAGCTAGTTTCaactaaatatttttctaaaacaaattaTGGAAATATTGTTCAAATATATATAGTACTTTTTAGGATTCAAATTTTTGCATGcatgaaatatttatttttcaatttgaattcaaaaattaaatctatataatGTATGATTCTATTGAAATTGTGGTTTTAGGTGGGATGTTGCTGCAATGGATGAGCTTCCTGACTACATGAAAATATGTTTTCTTGCTCTTCACAATTCTATAAATGAGATGGCTTTTGATGTACTAAGAGACCAAGGAATTAATGTCATCCAATACCTTAAGAAAGTGGTATAAAGTTAGAAATAAAATTAACGACAAAACTGCTAAAAACATTTACAAATTTTTATCAAATTGTATTATATACTAAATTCCAATTTAAACTAGATCATGAACTAAATTTACAGCTTAGCAAACATTTTTCTACTTTAAATTTGATTGACATCATCCAAATCATGTCtaattccactttttttttcttcacacAGTGGGTAGATTTGTGCAAAACTTATATGGTGGAGGCAACATGGTACCACGATGgctataaaccaacattgaaagAATATCTAGATAATGCATGGACTTCAATATCAGGACCGGTTATATTAGTTCATGCATATGTTTTCGTCACATCTCCAACCTTGAAGGATATGGAAAACTTGAAACAGTACTTTGATTTGATTCGTTATTCGTCGACGATTTTACGACTTGCTGATGATCTAGGAACGTCATCGGTACGTGAACTATTTAGTCTTGAATCTTGACATAAAACCTTAATTAACTGATCATCTGTTATTTCATTATTTAACTAATCTTATGGTTTGTTATTGTGATGGATAAATTTCATTTAGGATGAATTAAAAAGAGGTGATGTTCCAAAATCAATACAATGTTATATGAACGATACAGGAGCTTCAGAGAGTAATGCTCGAAAATATATAAAGCATTTGATTGATGAGACgtggaagaagatgaataagaTTGAAGTAGAGAATCCTATTATCCCTCGAGTGTTTGTGGACAGAGCAAAGAATCTTGCTAGAATGGCACAATGTATGTATCAATATGGGGATGGACATGGCACAGCACATGAAGAAACAAAAGATCGTGTGATGTCTCTTCTTATTCAACCAATTTCTGTTCATTCATATGGTGAATAATTTTCCTaaggttgtttttttttttttttacataaaacCAAAATCACTATTACTATTTTAAGTGAATTTGGAAATGTTAATATTCGTGGAAAATGAATTGTGACTTTAAACTTTTTTAGCATAATTGCAAAAATCTGCATGTGTAACACATCATGTATATCTTCTTGTTGCTGCATTATTATAAGACTgagtttacttgacgctttttacctgtcaagtatttgtttacttgacgcttttcaatgtgtcaagTAATCCAATGTCTAGAATAAGACAAGTTTTCTTAACAGTTTTTAACCGTCtaatataattatacttgacgggtaaaaaacgtcaagtatataaGATTTCTTGAACAATTTTTATGCGTCAAGTAATCCGGTGTCAAGAATAAGTGGTTTTTCTTTTGACAGTTTTTACATGTCTCATATTTGTATACTCTTGACACGCATTGCTTGTcaagtatttctttttttaattttcaaattgaaaattatatattttaaaatatccatataaTTTATCATGCACATCTTTTGAAGTCCAACAACATTAAAATACACATTAGTTTAACAACCGGAAAACTAAACTTTAATAAAACTCTCTTTCATAAGACATTAAGCTTCGTTTATAAGCGCCAAAATTTGGGTGATCTACCATCGTGGTTTGTGTAGCTCAACTAGAGTTGAGTTTGAGAGTCATTGGAGACGGGTGTTATGGGGTGATAACACCTTCCCCGTACACAATGACTCCCAAACTTAACTCTAGCTAATTTCTTCGTAaacaatattttgttttatttaaaattatttactttatttcggtgttCAATCACACAGTAGAAAAGATTGGTGacgactcttttttttttgtttttaaaattagcCCATTTTAAGGGCGTCGGCCGCTCTGCGTGGTCTCGAGCACGTGGCGACATCTTGACCTTTAAATTTACAATTTATCCAACACTTCTTTACTTCCGTGAAcacatgtttttcttttcaaaaacaaattatggaaaatattatttaaatacatAGTAACCAATTTTGTTTCGAATAGACTCCTACCAATTGTTTCACTGATAATTAAAAAGGTTTAGTAACTTATTATTTTTGTGAACTCACCTTTCTTACCTCGTTAGTCATGTTAACTCCTCAATTATTATTGACTAAACTTTGTGTTTTTTATTGCAAACCAAATTATCCCTTATAGGACTTCTACTAACAATAGACATAGTATATCACTAATTCATTTTAGAGTTATTGAATCTAAATTTCACTATAtgtacaatttttcttttttattatactATATCTACTAATACTTAGCGTCAAATTATTATATttgctttaattttttttttagtttaattaacTAAGCTAGTTTCaactaaatatttttctaaaacataTTAGGGAAATATTGTTCAAATATATATAGTACTTTTTAGGATTCAAATTTTTGCCTGcatgaaatatttatttttcaatttgaattttaatattaaatctaTTTAATATATGATTCTAGCAATTGAAAATTGTGGTTTTAGGTGGGATGTTGTTGCAATGGATGAGCTTCGTCCTGacttcactactacaaaaacaggatattattcttgacggttttaaaaccgtcgttgaatctagtgtcaagaaaggcatttttcttgacagttgtaaaaaacgtcaagatttGTTAACattgacagtttagaaccgtcaagtattccatttttcatgacagtttagaaccgtcaaggaTAGGTTTTatgacagtttataaccgtcaagaatgtgactatgaatgacaaaaaccgtcaagaatgcgaatattcatgacattttaaaaccgtcaagagtgcatttttcatgacattttataaccgtcaagaaagtcattgtttatgacattttgtacccgtcaagagtattctttttcatgacatttaggaaccgtcaagagtgatttttaatgacattttagaaccgtcaagaatttcgttgttcatgacatttgcgaaccgtcaagaaatttattgttcatgacattttaaaaccgtcaagaatttttcatttttttaattgtaatttatttatattattgttcctgtattatactctcattggtccaagaattcaactacatataaacgacaaatatacatcaaatggcaactaaacatcatccattcatatcatttccaaaacattgcatcatattcatatatcatttacaaaaccaatacatatgaacagttcacctatcaacaattcacctaaactcTAAACCTCAACAAAGtcccaaaagtatatcaatcaatcCCCACCTCTCCCCCtccccctccatatgaacatttcaaaaaatcaaccacaaaaaataaagtttcctatttcagagatgacaaataaatcctagatcatatgtacgaacccaaaaactcaACCAACTCAACCtgcacctcatctaactcggcctgtgagtatggttttcttgtatcaatctgtaaacatgcaaaataaatgaattagtattcatgaaaattattatacccacaatATTGGATCAAAAGTAAACTATCTAAAGAACAAAACCACTTAGAATATAAAGCAGTGATGACAGTATCAATATAAAGCTCTTAAAACAAACGTAAAAAGTTTCTAAAAAGTTTCAAAGCAATACTTTAACACTTGaaacagcaaaaaaaaaatgtttaaatgtcACTTCGAGTCTCGTAACAATCCCAAGAAGATCCTACACTCACTTTGATTCTCAACCAAccaaaagttttcaaaaagtgtGTGAGTAACACTTTAACCCCTGAAACGAATGAAAAGTGCGTAAGAGAAGTATTGAATCTCAAAACAACCTATATTGCTCCACACACTTACAATCAAGCCCCCTTTGAGGAAACACTTTAAAGGATTGGTATCACATATTGATAACATGATTGGCTAGCTGCACTaggaaatagaaagaaaaacaagtgGCACACCTTTCTAATAACATACTAGCGGACCACAATAACTTTCTATTTGAATTACATGTATAGTGTTCTATGCAACACATATAGTGTTTTTTAATTACACTTTCTATTTGAATTCAACCAACCAATATTAGATCAAAACTAAACTATCTAAAGAATAAAATCAACTAGATCAATCACAATTCTTCAACTCAATCGAATACCAAAATAGAATCGCATAACCAGATGCAAAAGAAATGCATAGGCAGTGAATATATTAATGCTTCTTTATATTTTCATGTAAACAGAAAAGAAGCACAAAGAAGTAAAGCGTTGTAGCCGCTCCCATACTGAACCCTCCTACACCAAGCTTAACTTAGGAAAGAATAAAGATTACAGCAAAATATACTAACAATCAATGGCAGAGGAAAAAGAATAATAGAAGTTAAAGTAGTATAATCACTTAAAATGCTATCAGACATATCCATTTAATCTGCATTAGAAACTCCAAGTTTATAAAATAACACTAAATAAACAAAGCAACAGTcgttaacaaaataaaagatcCAAGAAAATTGGGAATTGGAATTAAAGTTACACTTAGCAGAATAGATCGATCACTTAAAAactagaaaaagaaacaaaacccaTCCCTGTAGAAAAACATACTTAGATTTAGTGGACATAGCGGCAATGTAAAATAAAGTAACGAAAGTGGTAAGTAACAGAGAAGTAGAACAGAAAAACAAAACCCAATAAGCTCATGCGATATAAAGCTCAAAATACAAGAGTATTATACTAagagtaaaagaaaataaaagaaaatacagaCTAAAACTAACACAAAGACCATACTCAAGCAACATAAATATATGAAGGCAACCTAAAAACGAACctagacaaaaaaaaaacaatgatttAAACAAAGCCACTCAAAGACAATACAGCTGGACTTTCATTATATGATTCTGTTACCAAAATTAGGCcttaattcaattttaaaagacTATACCTAGGTACACAAATCCATCTCAAAGGCATCATGAAAGAGATCAACCAAAGATCATCTTAGAGAAACAATCTCAAATACAACCTCCACCAGGAAAGGAACTTCTAAGTAACAAACTCCAAAGTTTAGAACATCTCACCCGACGAGTATCTCTAAAGTTTTACTTGAAAGTTTACCTAATATCAATGAACAATTGTTCATTAATCTTCCTTGCCCTACAACAAATATATAGATGCATAATAATCAATCCCAACAACAAGCAAAGCCAACATAAAACAATCACTCTATGGTTACTAGATCAAAGTCAAGACAACAACAAAATCATAACACTTTTCTCAGCATTCTTTTCCTATAGGACATTTGGGTGTAAAGCCTACGAGAATAAATAGCTAGGTTGTTACAGACATTCAAGGAATCATGTTTCACCCTCCCTTGCCaaaatttaaacatatatatatacaaaacgAGTCGCATACAACATACCTTAACCTGCGCACCCTTCAGTTCAATGAAACGAGTCTTCAAAGAGGGAGGAACCTTTTCAGGTCTCGGAACAGAAATAGCAGAAACCATCAGAGACAACAAGAGACGGATATTTGTTTGAACAAGCCGACTATACAGCTGGAAAAGAAACATGACGACCAGTGGACTCTCCGTTTCTATCTTAAATGAACGGGTACTGGGATTGAGTTGCACAGTCCCCGTGCATCCGGAATTCATTGACTGGTCCGATGAAGTGGATACTTCCATGGGCTTTACATCTTCGACACTAGCAGCTGGATTTTCAAAAAAATGCCTTACAGTCAGCTTAAAGTTCTGGTAAATTTTCCACACGAAGTCCAGCAATGGTTGCACTTCATTTTCTAGAGTCGGACTAAAATTTCTAAGAAGATCGAAGATTATGGGAATACAAATTAAGCCATTCTCCTCGTTATCTGTGGTAAGCACTTGCTTCGTCAGACGACACACGGGGAGAAGAATGACGCGATGCTCGACGCTCGGCTTAGGCAAATGGGACTGAGGTTTACGGAAGGAATGCGACAGCTTCAAACGTGGTGAACGACTAGAACGCACGGCTGGCTGCGGTGGGTGGTCGTCGAAAAAGAGAGGTTGACGACGACATTCGGTGGAGAAGTGAGGAGATGGGGTGAAGTGGCGGCAATTGGttgaggaagaaaaagaagaagataaggGATGGGGCGTTGATGGcggagatgaagaagaataagaattttagggttttttttttcaaaaagaaatttaataataataataaaataataataaataataataaaataataatatatttttattatttattttatttcattttatcacccaaaatattttcctttcccttttcttttccttttctgaCCAACCCAAATAATATAACAcccaacaaaaataaaatcttcaaAATTTAAGATAAAAGTGTTAAGAAATTTTCCTTGAAAAATTGGGAGGAGGTAGGTTAATTCCAAAAATTGGGAGGGAAatggaaaaagtaaaaagagaaggggaaatgtaggtttatttttttaaaaaaaatatgttttttttataaaacattcttgacgtttttaaaacgtcaagaaacgtcaataaatttgaaaatgaaaaattttgacgttttaaaacgtcaagaatttatcgacatttcttgacagttttaaaatgtcaaggataaatatatacatttgacgttttaaaaaacgtcaagaatatcgaactcataaaaattcttgacgtttgaaaaatgtcaagaatgtaaaataaacaacttgacggtttcaaaacgtcaagaaaaaaatgcatattacttgacgtttcaaaaccgtcaagaattctgtaaattgcctcccctccgcctattaatcaaaattcttgacggttttttcattaaaccgcccctttcttgacggtttttcaagaaaccgtcaagaaaagaaaaaatcaaccgtcaagaaagggtctttttctagtagcTACATGAAAAATATGTTTTCTTGCTCTTCACAATTCTATAAATGAGATGGCTTTTGTTGTACTAAGAGATCAAGGAATTAATGTCATCCAATACCTTAAGAAAGTGGTATAAAGTTGAAATaaaatgaatgacaaaaactattaaaaatatatataaacataacaaaatgtCACAGTTTATCGACAATATGCATTGatgtctattagtgataaataAATAGTAGTCTATTAAAATCTATTAACACGTCTATCACTAGCAGACAAGACGACGATGATATTTTGCTACACTTACAAAATTTTTGAGAGAATGgctataaaccaacattgagaGAATATCTAGATCATAATGCATGGACTTCAATATCAGGACCAGTTACATGTTCATGCATATGTTTTTGTCACATCTCCAATCATGAAGGATATGGAAAACTTGGAACAATTCGTTGATTTGATTCGTTATTCGTTGACAGTTTTACTACTTGCTGATGATCTAGGAACATCATCGACATGAACTATATTTAGTCTTGAATCTTCATATAAAATGTTAACTTATCTgttatttcattattttgacTAATCAAGTGTTGTGATATCTGATATggataaattttatttaggaTGAATTAAAAAAAGGCGATGTTctaaaatcaataaaatattacATGAATGACACAAGAGCTTCTGAGAGTAATTctcgtgtatatatataaagcaTTTGATTGATGATACATGGAAGAAGTTAAATAAGATTGAAGCAGAAAATTCTACTATTCCTCGAGTGTTTGTGGATAGAGCCAAGAATGTGGCTAGAGTGGCTCAATGTATGTATCAATACGTGGGATAGACATGGCACAGCAcaggaagaaaaaaaggatcGTGTAATGTCTCTTCTTATTCAACCAATTTCTATTCTTTCATATGGTGAATAATTGTCCTTAGGTTATTATTTGCGTAATACCAAAATCACTAATACTATTTTAAGAGAATTTGGAAATGTTTTTTGCTTTTTTGAAAAAGATGCGGATTGGATCACAGGCACATCCGGACATCTCCAATAAGCGGACACCCCTTTAGCGCCCTCATCTTCCCAGCTTCATTAGATTATATCAAATAGAGTACAAGAGGCAAGGATAATACAAAAACGGGCTAGAGATAAGCATGATACAAAGGAACCCAAAAGCTACATAATGCATGAATATTTAAAGTGATAGAACTAGCATTGTAGTTTGCAAAGAGTTTTGGATCATCTAGTAGACCAAAGACCTGTGAGGGCTCAAATATTATCCCAAATCTCGCCAGCTGATTTTTCCTTTGtccttgaaaattatttgatttcttTCCGGCCAAATTGAACACAAATGCACCAAAATGAGAATAAAAGTAATGACCCCTTCGGCATACTTTTGGTTAATCAAACAGATACCTTTACATATAGATTTGATGCTATCATGAGTGAGCTGCCACTGTATCAGAATCCCAACTTTGTTCCGTAGATCTTGGGTAAATTCACAAGTGATAAAAATGTGGTCTAAGTTTTCCGATTCTTTTTTGCACATATAGCACCATTTCGAATTCAAGAAACAAGTAGGAAGTCTCCTTCGTTGATTATCTGTCGTGTTGATACATCTATAAAGGAGGGTCCAAATGAAAAACTTACAGTCTTTAGGGATGCTTGCCTTCCACAAATTTATGAAAATGGTAGAGTGTAGATCAATAATATTCTGGACATCAACCTATAAGACTCTTTTAATAGAGGCAACGTTAAAATTCCCATCCGAAGTTAACTTCCATATAGGGGCATCAGCACCACCTTTAGCATTAGGGGCAGAAAGGAAAGCTTTTAGCTCGCACAGATGTTGTATATCAACACTTGAGCTTGAGAGGTCTTCTAGGTTGAATATCCCAATCCAAGGTATGTTTAGATTCCAAAGATCTTTTAACACTGCCATTTTGAAGATTTGAGAGAGCATATAGCCTTGGCCTTATATAGAGATAGAGGCGATTTTTCAGTCCATGAACCATTCCAGAAGGAAATACATTCACCATTGTTTAGCTTCCATCCAACATTTATAAGGAACCAATCCAATCCCTTAATGATAGAACTCCAAGGGGCCTAGGCCTTTAGACTGTTGAACTTGCTTTTGATTGGAATATCTCGCGCAGAATATTGATCATATTTTGCAGAGATAACTCTTTTCCAAAGAGGACTTTGTTCGTTCATAAATCTCCAAAGCAATTTGTATAATAAAGCAAAATTTGTATCCATGAGCCTATATATATCCAAAGTCCACATTTGTTTTTTGAAGAAGTAACTTTTCTCTAGTTCAACAGATcatgtatgtttttttttctctccatctGAGTTCCTCCATAAGAAATTTCTCCAAGATTTTTACACACTCCTTTAGGGGCCTTGAAGACCGAGAGGTGGTATGTAGGGAGGTTGGTGAGTGTGGACTTTATGAGGGTAATTTTCCCACCTTTCGATAAGTGAGAATATTTCCGACAAAAGATGGCTTGCCTCCTAAAGGAACGCCCAGATAGGACAAAGGCAGATGATATTTATTAATACCCCAAGTGGAGGCAACGAGGTCAACTTTGCTAGAGTCAACATTAATAGGGGAAATGGAGGATTTGCTCAGATTTATGTTAAGGCTAGATGCTGCTTCAGAAAGATGAATTGCGAATTTGAGATTTTTGATGTATTCATCATTGTCTTCAACAAACATAAGAATAACACCTGCAAAAAGAAGGTGTGTTAGATTGATATTATCATTGAATTAAAATCAAACCTTTTATTTTACCTTTCTTTCCAGATCGATGAGAATCCTATTCAGATAGTCCATGACTAGCACAAATATGAAGGAGAAATGGGGTCCCCCTGTCGAATTCCTCTATTTGGACTGATTTTACCTCGATGTCTGCCATTAATGATAACTGAATATTGGATATTGGAAATACAAGCCCTTAGTCATTTCCTCCATTAGCAAGAATTTTTTCCATGAGCATAAAATCAATGAAACACCAGTTCATCTTATTAAAAGCTTTTTCAATATCAAGCTTGATGACATaacctttaattttttttcattctccAAAAGTCTATGGCTTCATTTACGATAAGGATAACATCAGTTATCTGTCTACCTTTGACAAAAGCCATTTGATATTCAGAGACAATGTTCGGGAGAACAGTCTAGAGTCTTTCGACAGTAGATTTGACAGTTTGTAAAGGGTAGTAGTGAGATTG is drawn from Cucumis melo cultivar AY chromosome 11, USDA_Cmelo_AY_1.0, whole genome shotgun sequence and contains these coding sequences:
- the LOC103499735 gene encoding terpene synthase 10-like; protein product: MALHQLFATFSISPFIQRISFNFDRLCVHVPRTFKVIGAATMCNKTIVRRSGNYRPPIWKHEFIQSLRSEFEEEIYIGRFNELKGEIRVIMNTIIDDPLKQLELIDMLQRLGISYHFENEIKNVLKTTYDTSYEKEHWKNNNLYATSLEFRLLRQHGFNLSQDVFNHFFSDETKSFNVQLYEDLNGVLYLYEASFLSTEDEYILETAKHFTMEYLEKYMKSSKDENEVAIVRHALELPLHWRMPRLETRWFIDIYERKVDMNPILLEFAKLDFNRVQSIHQQDLKYTSSWWKSSGLGEKLSFARNRLMENFLWSVGFGYEPEFSYYRRMATKINVFITTIDDVYDVYGTLDELQLFTDAIERWDVAAMDELPDYMKICFLALHNSINEMAFDVLRDQGINVIQYLKKVWVDLCKTYMVEATWYHDGYKPTLKEYLDNAWTSISGPVILVHAYVFVTSPTLKDMENLKQYFDLIRYSSTILRLADDLGTSSDELKRGDVPKSIQCYMNDTGASESNARKYIKHLIDETWKKMNKIEVENPIIPRVFVDRAKNLARMAQCMYQYGDGHGTAHEETKDRVMSLLIQPISVHSYGE